The genomic segment cttcaggtgttttggatctcaactcccacaactactaacagcctactgttagctgaagcccaaaacacctggagggctgaagtttgcccatgcctgtatgcagggccggtcggagataaatttaaatattaagcgggggtcctgaaaagcgccccccgccagccccgcctcctgcgccctggccccgcctcccacccagcgtgccctggccccacctcccacgctgcgtggcacactgggtgggaggtggggccagggttggccccgcctcccatgctattcgccctggccccgccagggttggaaagagggagccttcgccgcccggggaggggaggatgggatccctcctccccttcccgggcggcgaaagagagaggcttcgccgcccgcggaggggaggatgggatccctcctcccctccccgggcggcgaaagagggagccacaagggcagggcgcactggtcgggcggcggggcaccgtcagagcggtgccccgcctcccgcccagcctgacggcacccccccgggacctgcgcccgaggcggcggcgtcacgtggcctccatggtggggccggccctgcctgtaTGTAAAGCATTACTTCCAAGTGACAGAGGTTCTTTCTGTATCCCACACAAGTGAGATGACCACTCCCTACGAGTTTTTGcagctttttccatgtttttatgattgaaccaattcagaaatgacatttataacccaggaacataaatTGTGTTACAAAGTATtattgccaaaaaaaacccctgtgaAAAGCTCACcttagggttgacataagtcgaaacaacttgaaggcacagaacaacatatTCCTTTAATTTTGAGGGCTGCTTGTAATGCTAAAAATGTGTCACCTGGTTCTTTGTGGAATCAAGGCAACATCATTTCTATCAAGGAAACGGGTCTGACACACAAGGAACTAACACAAGTAACTCTCTCGCTGAACATCAAATCAGGGAAATGTGATTAGTATACCATCTGAGTAAAAAGGTATATCATCTGAATAATTGAAATATAAAGAGATCCCATGACTTCATGGGAAGTGAGGGGGTGAATCTTAGCTTTATTTAAATACATACTTTCAGTGGTATAGAAATGGGGAAAAAGTAGTCTTATTCTGAACcaatagttgtatgtaaatacCAAAACCCGCATCCCaacccatttacactgaccatttaatgtagatCTACACTATCTTCAAAATGCAGTGGCTATAGACAACTGCCCACAAAAGTCCAAACAAAAGAccttaatgtgcaccagtgctctgtggtttgtcaTCACTGTTCAGACCTCAAACTATATTGAATATATTGGGATTGTAAATTTGAATAATATACATAAGTTATGCATTCTTGACTATGGTCATGAATTCCAGCCCTTGAACccacctttttttcctttcttgttccAAACTAGGGATTGTTGCAGTCTGTCCACTATTACACATTTTGCCTCCTTTTAACGCAAAGCTCTTGCTTCGTAGGTCGCTGGATCTGCGACTGTTGTGAGCGGCAGCCCCCGATCCCCAGGGGCagagggagaagaggaaagaaCAGCAAAGAAGGGTGAAAAACACACAATTACATTCTGTCTAAACTGCACAAAAAAACAAGTGCTCAGCTTGGTGCTATTCTACCAACCACTCTGTCTAAGGAAAAATACCACTCGAAACATTGTTcaccaaataaagtttttttaatttcAGTACAGTGGGGAGGATTATTGGGTACATTCTGTTCATGGCTCTGATTTTCAACTGACAGCCCCAGAAAGAGGAAAAGTGTCTTATCTGTCCACATACAATTTGTTGAAAGGATCCAGagttgtatttgtatatatatagaaaaagcTGCACAGCAGATACATTGCATAGCAATCACTTGTGTCCTCCTCTTGAGGAAAAGGTTGACAATTAAGAGAAGTGCTGTTCAAAAACAGAATGGCAGTGAAGTGGGGGATAAGATCTGTTTTGTAAAGAATTCACAAGCATCTTGTAGCACAGAGTTGACATTGCTATGCTTGAATGAACCAATGGCAGTTCCAAGTGGTTTTCAGTGTGAGGGGAGCCTGTCATCTTCAGAATGTGTTCCTCCTGTTGGAAAATAGCTACTTCTTTCCAGTTACAGGAAAAGGAATAATTAAATCTATCAAATCCAGAAAACTAGATAGCTGTTGATGTGCTTTGATACAAATGCGTCAACCCACTGATGGCTCTAGAATTGCTTAATTCTAGGAAATAAATGCTTTGAGGTGTTTAATAATTGAGTGAACTGACCTGGGAGTAGTGTGTTCTCCTTTTttattggaagcttttaaacaaggtttaaatatattattaaggaTGTTGTAACCGTGGATGCCTACATCTCAGTATACAAAGGGACCTTGTAACGTCTTAGactcacaggcatgggcaaacttgggccttcctccaggtgttttagatttcaactcccacaattcctaacagctggtggagGAAAGCATGGGAAACCATGTGAAGGAAGGCACAAGTTTTTTCATGCCTGCGTAAGAAACTCACTGAGAGAGCAAAGTTCATAACGTGAACTTTGGTAGACAATGTCTACTCCCTCAGATGTAGCATTTTGTAATATAGTGAAATATTGGGTGCAGATTCATAGTATTTCTCAACTTCTGAAAATCTTCATAtagaaaataaaactttattcaaAGTCACAGTGAATTAGAACATTCCTAATACTCAAACCTGATCAGTGAAGGGAAAACTGTAAAAAATACTGCAGATGCTACAGCGTAGCTCTCTGGGCAAAGATTACAATACAAAATCAGTTATGGCTTTATTTTCCCTTCCCCACCACAAGACACACCAGTTAGTACTAATGTTCAGATGACAGTCTTCATTCAGTTTTTATGTGTTGTTCACCCCACCAAAAAAGCATGTCTATAAAGCTAAAAGAGGATTTCAAGGATTAGCTTGAGTATCCCAATCAGTATAGTCCAGAAGACCGATTCTTCATCCTGAGAGTCATCTTCGGTTGACGGTGGATGCTTTTGGCTCGTTTCCATTTCTTCGGGATTGTAAGAGCCGCCACTAAATGGCGAGTGCACAACCGTTGGATCGTAGAACACCTTCATCTCGAATTCACTCTCCCGGTGAGATGGGTGGCCATAGATCCCTATCCCCACTGGGCGGCGAAAGTGCTCAGGGACATACACCATGTCCCGGCCGCATGTGACAGATTGAAGCTCATAATCGTCAAAACTGGGGTGAAGGGTCACGTCGGACACGTACAAGTCCGCGTCGCCTTGCAAGCTCTGCATATGGAGCACAATCTTCCCTTCATGGTTCAGTCTTAAGTAGCTGTAGTTCCCAGCTCCGATCTGGCCGTGAACCACGTGGAGAAGAAGCCATTCTTCTGGTATATCGTCGTCCTCGTTGTAAGCACTTGCTGCGGTTAGAAGGCCTTGAGAAGCAAGCAAAACCAGGAGCAATCGCTCGCAGGGAGCGGCCATCTCACCTGTGCAGAATAACAGAatgaacctcatcacatggaagtaATGCTTTACAAGAATAAGATTTAGGTTCTCACAATTTGAGATTTGGTACCACAGTTAAAGAAGGGATATTGACAGGCTGGAAGGTGGCCAGAGAAAGTGACAAAacggtcaaaggtctggaagacaagccctacgaggagcggctgagGAAGCTGGAGATGTTCAATTTGGAAAAGAAGGGGACAAGAGAGCCACGTTTAAATACTGGAAAGGATGCCGCATTGAGAAGGATGGAGCATGTTTGCTTcctgctctggagactgggaTACAATGGAGccttggattcaaattgcaagaaaaaaaggtttgaattaaacattagaaagaacttcctgatggtaagacctGTTTTGACAATGGAATATACTGCATCGGAGTCTGGTGGTctctgaatggtcatctgtcaggaatgcttttatgtattcctgcatagcagaatggggctggactggatggcccctggggtctcacCCAGTTCTCTGATTCAAGAGGAGTCATCATTTGTCACTCTATTACACTATGTTCCTAGGGACTTTACCATGTGAAAACCCCTATGTGGGTGATACTTTTTTATGGGCAACCAACAAATATATAGAATTCAGGGTCAACTTCACGTAGTGCAGAAGATCCATACTATGTATATTATGGTCCTCAAAGCTAATTATGTATTCATGTTTATGTTGACCTCGTAtatgtcaagggcaggttttgggtccaaaattatagattttgatatgacccatggataagtcgagggtcatttCACAGAAAGGGGAACCAGCAATGCTAACTTGAGGGGCATTTCCCCACGCAGGAATTCAAAATGGCCAGGAAATCCATCACGGCAGAGGGAGGGAAGTGGTCCACCATTACAGGGAACAAACAACTCccatgttacagcagctccactcGTTGCCAATCTGCTTCTGGGCAAAATATaaagttacctataaagccctaatagGTTCAGGCCCAGATTATTTGACAAACTGTATCCCCGTCTACAAACCTGTCCGGACACTGCAATCAGTGGATGGGGCTGTCCTCTTGATCCCACCCCAATCccaggtgcagctggtggggacgagagacggggccttctctgtggtgaacTCCCTCCCTATAGAAATTAGAATAGCCCCTCACTTCTTTCCTTCAAGAAACAATTAAAAATTTATTTCTGTATGCTAGCCTATGGAGGGGAAGAACAGTTTACAATTGATTTACCTTGTCAGGCGATGTTGATGATTattctatcccaggcatgggcaaacttgggccctcaaaTAATTAGACAAACTTGATCTCTgttagggattctgggaggtgaagtccaaaacacctggagggccaaagtttgtccatgtctgctcTATCCTATTGagctatatttctatatttttatactCTCAgattttattatacagtagagtctcacttatccaaaagaCGGGCCGGcataagtgaataagttggataatgagggattaaggaaaagcctattaaacatcaaattaggttattattttacaaattaagcactaaaacatcatgttatacaacaaatttgacagaaaaagttgttcaatatgcagtaacgctatgtagtaattactgtatttatgaatttagcaccaaaatatcacgatatattgaaaacattgactacaaaaacattgactactaaaaggcagattgcgttggataatccagaatgttggataagtgaatgttggataagtgagactctactgtatttttatacatGCCTTAACTATTTATGTGTTATTTATGACGCTGATTGATTTATTTGTTTTAGTTAAtggtgtttatttttaaatatttgcttcAACGTCTTTTTTGTTACTGTattcggcattgaatgttggccattTTTTTGCCTTTGgaagccacccagagtccctctgaggagagagggtggattaaaaataaaatgttactaTTATACTTTTTAAGGCTCCTGTGGAATGAACACAGCTCTCACCTTTCACTGCTCTACTTCAAAAAGGGTatgtttttggatgatgcgtcTTAAcgttggaatgtattttaattctgcttttatgtacagtagagtcgcacttatccaagcttcacttatccaaggttctgtattatccaaggcagtctgccttttagtagtcattttttttgtagtaaatgttgcaatgttttggtgctaaattcctaaatacagtaattactacataacagtaCTGTGtagtgaactgcattttctgtcaatttcttgtaaaacatgatgttttggtgcttaatttgtaaaatcataacctagtttgatgtttaataggcttttttcttaatccctccttattatccaagatatttgcttatccaaggttctgccagcccgtttagcttggataagtgagactcgactgtattttaattctgcttTTATGTATGTATCTTTTTAAATCTAATTTCATTTCAAGCATATGTTTTCATGCACAAGGCACTGTAcaagtgccgtttgtaagccgccgtaagtccccctcggggtagagaaaggcaggatataaataaggtaaatacagtagagtctcactaatccaagcctcgcttatccaagcctctggataatccaagccatttttgtagtcaatgttttcaatatatcgtgatattttggtgctaaattcgtaaatacagtaagtacaacataacattactgtgtgttgaaccactttttctgtcaaatttgttgtataacatgaagttttggtgcttcatttgtaaaatcataacccaatttgatgtttaataggcttttccataatccctccttattatccaagatattcgcttatccaagcttctgccggcccgtttagcttggctaagtgagactctactgtaaatacagtaaataaatttgAGAGATAAGATACAGTTCTGACATTGAGCCATGCATAAGCTGACCCTAGTGATTCGGATCAACTTCTTTGGACTAAATTTTCTAAACTTCTACATGGgtgtgtgtgcacatatacatacatacatacatacatacatatatatatacacacacactcccatGCAGAAGTCTAGAAAGTTGTGCAGTCATTTGCAAGTCCACCTAAGTGTTTTATTTCTCCTCATGCATCCAAGCCTGAAAGGAAAAGGCACCCTggagagcaggcctgggcaaacttgggccctccaggcgttttggacttcaactcccacaattcctaacagcctaccggctgttaggaattgtgggagttgaagtccaaaacgcctggagggcccaagtttgcccaggcctgcactGTTTACCTCTAACCAGTCTCCCAAGCCCCTTCCTCGGCTCCACACTTTTCCCACTCACCACCATCGAAGAGACTGACAGCGAGGAAGCGGAAACAACGCCCACCgcatctaagccacgcccccagcTACGAGATTCGGCCCAGGTACCGCGAGACTTCCAAAACGACCAGCAGAAGGGAAAGTAGGCGGGGCTAATACAGGCTGGGCGGAGTCGAAAATGAGAGAGTCATAGCGCTCTCACGGTCCTAGAGCTAGGAAAGGAATATGTAGATGCACAAGCAACAGTATAGATACGAGCCTTCCGGGCTCCTTTGGGGAAAAGGACCTTACAGAAGGGTCAGAAAGCTAAAGGAGAGCAGGCTCCCTACTACAATAGGAAGGAATGTCAAATTATATATTTAACATAAcatatatttaattaatatgtttaataattaatatatatataataataatttatacatatatactgtatatatattatatatatacagtatatatgtataaattatatatacagtagagtctcgcttatccaacgttctggattatccaacacatttttgtagtcaatgttttcaatacatcatgttattttggtgctaaattcgtaaatacagtaattactacatagcattactgcatattgaactactttttctgtcaaatttgttgtataacatgatgttttggtacttaatttgtaaaatcataacctattttgatgtttaatagactttttcttaatccctctttattatccaacatattcgcttatccaacattctgccggcccgtttatgttggataagtgagactctactgtatatatatattaattattaaatatattaattaaatatatgttatgttaaatatataatttgacattcctactgtatatatacagtagagtctcacttatccaagctaaacgggccggcagaagcttggataagcgaatatcttggataacaaggagggatgaaggaaaagcctattaaacatcaaattaggttgtgattttacaaattaagcaccaaaacttcatgttatacaacaaatttgacagaaaaagtagttcaatacgcagtaatgttatgttgtaattactgtatttacgaatttagcaccaaaatatcacgatatattgaaaacattgactacaaaaatggcttggattatccagaggcttggataagcgaggcttggataagtgagactctactgtgtgtgtgtgtgtgtgtatatatatatatatatatatatatacacacacacacacacacacacacacacacatacacacagtagagtctcacttatccaacactcgcttatccaacgttctggattatcccacgcatttttgtagtcaatattttcaatacattgtgatattttggtgctaaattcgtaaatacagtaattactacatagcattactgcgtattaaactactttttctgtcaaatttgttgtataatatgatgttttggtgcttaatttgtaaaatcataacctaatttgatgtttaataggcttttccttaatccctcattatccaacatacttgcttatccaacatactgccggcctgtttagcttggagaaatgagactctactgtatttaataatgtatacacacacatacacatatataattaatatatatatacttagtatatttatttactgtatatttatttatatatcaaaTTATTGTGATAA from the Anolis carolinensis isolate JA03-04 chromosome 5, rAnoCar3.1.pri, whole genome shotgun sequence genome contains:
- the c5h6orf120 gene encoding UPF0669 protein C6orf120 homolog codes for the protein MAAPCERLLLVLLASQGLLTAASAYNEDDDIPEEWLLLHVVHGQIGAGNYSYLRLNHEGKIVLHMQSLQGDADLYVSDVTLHPSFDDYELQSVTCGRDMVYVPEHFRRPVGIGIYGHPSHRESEFEMKVFYDPTVVHSPFSGGSYNPEEMETSQKHPPSTEDDSQDEESVFWTILIGILKLILEILF